A single genomic interval of Amycolatopsis albispora harbors:
- a CDS encoding phospholipase, with product MTVTALPEPATRRRPRGRVRGLLRKLTVTTAVAGSLVLGAGTAQAIDVRAVTDDYLFSKSLPGFVSVRGNYPNDLDWSTDACSWSPDKPLGYNFTQACWRHDFGYRNYKRQSRFTDSNRLRIDNNFYDDMKDICNGAGACNAAAWTYYQAVRQFGAS from the coding sequence ATGACCGTGACCGCCCTGCCCGAGCCAGCCACCCGCCGCAGACCACGCGGACGAGTTCGCGGCCTCCTGCGCAAGCTCACCGTGACCACCGCCGTGGCCGGGAGCCTGGTGCTCGGCGCGGGCACCGCGCAGGCCATCGACGTGCGGGCGGTGACCGACGACTACCTGTTCAGCAAGTCGCTGCCGGGCTTCGTCAGCGTCCGCGGCAACTACCCGAACGACCTGGACTGGTCGACCGACGCCTGCTCGTGGTCGCCCGACAAGCCACTGGGGTACAACTTCACGCAGGCCTGCTGGCGGCACGACTTCGGCTACCGCAACTACAAGCGGCAGAGCCGGTTCACCGACAGCAACCGCCTGCGGATCGACAACAACTTCTACGACGACATGAAGGACATCTGCAACGGCGCCGGCGCGTGCAACGCGGCCGCCTGGACCTACTACCAGGCCGTGCGGCAGTTCGGCGCCAGCTGA